The region GGATAATTATTTAAAAATCAAAATTCTACAATTTAAACTCAAGAAATGGGTATTGTCTTAAATCAGTCTTTTAAAAACACTATAATTACATACATTGGTTTTGGTATCGGAGCCATAAATACATTATATCTTTACCCGGTTTTTCTTGGTGCAACGTATTACGCTTTAACAAATTATATTACTTCTGCTGCAAACGTAATTATGCCTTTGTTTGCAATTGGAATGCAGAATACATTAGTCAAATTTTATTCACAATATAAAACCGAAGAAGAAAGAGAGCAGTTCCTTTCTTTTACGGCCTTATTTCCAATTCTGATGTGTATTCCGTTAGGGCTGATCGGAATTTTTTTCTATGATGATATAACAGATTTTGTTTCCAAAGAAAATCCTGTCGTACGTGAATTTATGCTGTTAATTCCTTTTATCGGAATCTGTATGGCGTATTTTGAAATTTTTTATGCGTGGGCGAGAGTACACATGCATTCGGTTTTCGGAAATTTTATAAAAGAAGTGGGATTAAGATTGCTTTCGACTTTAGCTTTAATCGGTTTATATTTTAAATGGATTAGTTTAGTCGAGTTTGTGTATGTTACGGCAGCGATTTATTTTTTAGCTTTCTTAGTGACAATGTTTTATGCATTTTACATTAAGAAGCCAAATTTCCAGATTACAATACCGGAAAATGTAAAAAGCGTAATGGAGTATACTTTTTATATAATTCTTTCGGGAAGTGTTGCCAATTTGCTTTTAGATGGAGATAAATTGATGCTGAATCAATACATGAAGATTGAAAATATCGCTTATTATTCTGTAGCGACTTATATTGCTCTTGTAATTTCGGTGCCAAGCCGTGCTATGCATCAGATTGTGTATCCTATTACTGCTAAATTAATGCATGAAAACAAACATGACGAATTAAATCAGTTGTATAAAAAAACGTCTATTAATCTTCAAATTGTGGGCGGATTTGTGATGCTTTGCATTTTTGTAAACATTAATCAATTATACGAATTGGTTCCAAAAGAATACAGTGGTGGTATTTCTGTTGTATTTATGATCGGCCTTTCTAAATATTTTGATTTAATTTTAGGAAATAACAATGCCATTATCTTTAATACGAAATATTACAGAATGGTATTGTATTTAGGGTTAATGCTGGTTGTTTTAACTGTGATTTTAAATATGATTTTTATTCCGATTTTTGGAATATTTGGTTCTGCATTTGCAACGCTTTTATCAATTACTTTATACAGTTTGGCAAAACTGCTTTTTGTAGTAAAGAAACTTCATTTATATCCTTTTACAAAACAAACGATTTATTCAATGCTTTTGACTTTTGCATTGTTTTTAGTCTTTTATTTCTGGGAATTTCCATTTTTCCAATTGATAAGTATTGCTTTAAAATCGGTTTTGGTGACTATTTTGTATTTGTATCTGAATTATAAGTTTAAAATTTCACCGGATATTAATGGTGTTATTAATTCTATTTTTAAGAAAATAGGTATAAAAATTTAAATTATTGCCGTAGGAAAAATAAAAGAAATATAAAAACGTAACTTTTTTGTTTTTATATTTGTTAGAAAGGATAACTAATTTATTTCTAGCTGAATATGAAAATAAAAGTACTTAGGTTATTAGTTTTTTTTCCTGTTTTATTCTCAATTTCTTTATTGGGTCAAACCAATAAGTTGAAAACGGCAGATAGTACCACTGTAAAAATACCTCTCAAAGGTTATCCGGTAAGTCCTTTTAAAGACACATTATTTTATGTATATAACAATGTAGGGTCGTTTTCTGCAAAAGAACGTGCTGAATATATTTCCCATAAAATAAAAAGACTTTACAATGAATCTTTTTTTGAGAAAGATTCCATCAAAATTATTCCCTCTGAAGTTTCGGAAGATATTGTATATAAGAGTGATTTGATAATTATGTCGGTTTTGGATTCAGATGGAAATGCAGAACATCAAACAAAATCTTTTATTGCACAACGTAATTTAAAAATGATTAGAAGTGCCGTAATTTATCAAAATGAAAACTACTCTCAGCTTCCTAAACGTTTTGGCTACACAGCATTGTTAATTCTTATTATTGGACTAATATTATTTCTGGTAGGTAAAGTTTTCAATTTCATTAAGAAGTACATTGTAAAAAATAAAGCAAGATATTTTAAGGGAGTTAATTATAATAATATTAAGATATTATCTCCGGAAAGACAGCAAATTTTATTTTTAAGGTTTTTTGGTTTTGTCAAAATTGCGACACTTATCCTTATTGTTTATTTATCACTTCCGGTTTTATTCAGCATCTTTCCGGCTACAAAAGAATATACTACAACATTGCTCAGATGGATTTTGACTCCGGCAAAATCAGCTTTTATGGGATTTGTTGGTTTTCTGCCCAGTTTGTTTACGATAATTGTAATTGTAATAATTTTTAAATATTCTTTAAAAATCATAAAATTTTTCTTTGATGAAATAAAATCGGAAAATATAAAAATAGATGGATTTTACAGCGATTGGGCACTTCCGACATTTAATATTATAAGATTGTTAATGTACGCTTTTATGCTGGTAATTATTTTTCCGTATCTGCCAGGTTCAGATTCTCCCATATTTAAAGGAGTTTCTGTATTTGTGGGAGTATTATTTTCGCTGGGTTCTTCCAATGCAATTGCTAATATGGTGGCGGGATTGGTAATAACTTATATGCGTCCTTTTAAGATTGGTGATTATATTAAAATTGGAGAGGTAAGCGGAGAGGTTATAGAAAAAACGGCTTTGGTTACCCGAATAAGAACTCCTAAATTTGAAGATATCACTATTCCAAATTCGACGGTTTTATCCAGTACATCGACAAATTATTCAGCAAATACAAAACATTCTACAGATGGTTTGCTGATTCACACTACAGTAACAATTGGTTATGATGTTCCGTGGAAAGATATTTACTCCGCCTTAATAGAAGCTGCTTTAAATACCGAAATGATAGAAAAAGAACCTAAACCATTTGTTTTACAAACCAGTTTAGATGATTTTTATGTTTCTTATCAGATTAACGTTTATACTAAAGAACCAACTAAACAACCCAGAATTTATTCTTCTCTTCATCAAAACATTCAAGATTCATTTAATGCAGCAGGAATCGAAATTATGTCGCCACATTATAATGCTTTAAGAGATGGAAATACAACAACAATTCCGCCGGATTACTTAAAGGAAGATTATGAAGCTCCCACTTTTAATTTGAAGAACAAAAGTTAAGAAATTAAAAAATTGCTATTAAATAATAAATTTTAACAGTTAAATATTTTGTAATTAATTAGATAAAAATTAACTTTAGACTGAAAATTTGATACTACTTACAAGAATTTGCAGAATTATTTCTAACAAAATCACTAAATGTAGGTATTTTTTTATTTTTTAAGTTTGATTACTTTTGCAATAAATTGTGCAAGAAAAAGTTTATGGATTAATGTAGTATAGAATAATTATGAAAGACAATCATCTCAGCCAGGAACAAAGCATGCAAGTATTTTCAAATATGATATCAAACAAAGTTCATAATGGATTTACTTTAGAAGAAAGAAACGATGAATTCCTTTTCGCTGTCTTATCTAAAGGAGGGAAAGTAGTTAATCACAGTTTAAATTTCATGATTTTTTGTTTAACTCTGGGTTTATGGTCATTTGCTTGGCTGTATTTAACTTTTGAGGCATCAAAACAAAAAAAGATTTTAGTAGCTATCGATGAAGATGGTCTTCCTTTTGAGGAAAGATGCTTGGTAGCGTAAAGAAAAAAACAGAAATAAAATAAGAAAAGCCATAAATACAAACTAATCAATTGTATTTATGGCTTTAATTTTTTAATGTTTTTGTTTTATAATTTATCTTTTAAATAAACTCCGGTTACAGATTCTTTAACTTTGACAATATCTTCCGGAGTTCCGGAGGCAAGTAAATGCCCGCCGTTTTCTCCTCCTTCTGGGCCGAGATCTAAAATCCAGTCAGCACATTTTATTAAATCGAGATTATGTTCAATTACAATGATCGAATGTCCCTTTTCTATCAAAGCATCAAAAGAAGCTAAAAGTTTTTTAATGTCATGAAAATGAAGTCCGGTTGTTGGTTCATCAAATACAAATAATGCTTTATCTTTTGTTGCTCCTTTAACAAGGAATGATGCCAATTTAATACGCTGTGCTTCACCACCCGAAAGAGTAGAAGAGGACTGTCCTAATTGAACATATCCTAAACCAACATCCTGAAGAGGTTGTAATTTTTGTGTGATCTTAGATTGTTTGTTTTTTTCGAAGAAAGCAATTGCATCATCAATCGTCATCGTAAGGACATCGTTAATGTTTTGATTGTCAAAAGTAACTTCTAAAATCTCTTTTTTGAAACGTTTTCCGCCACAAGTTTCGCATGGAAGAGAAACATCGGCCATAAACACCATTTCGACGTTTATAGAGCCTTCTCCTTTACAAGTTTCGCATCTTCCTCCGTCAACATTAAAAGAGAAATGTTTGGCCTGATAACCTCTTATTTTGGATAATTTTTCTTTTGCATACAAATCTCTAATGTCGTCATACGCTTTGATGTAAGTTACAGGATTCGATCTTGAACTTCTTCCAATCGGATTCTGATCCACATATTCGATATGTTTGATTTGAGAAAAAGAACCTTTCAGCTCACTGAATTGTCCTGCTTTTTCGGCAGCACTTTCCAGTTTTTTTTGCATTGCCGGAAACAGTATTTTCTTAATCAAAGTACTTTTTCCACTTCCGGAAACTCCGGTAACAACCGTTAAGACATCTAAAGGAAAAGTAACATCAATATTTTTTAAATTGTTTTCGCGTGCGCCAACGATATCAATATGATTTTTAAATTTTCTTCTTTTTTTCGGAACAGAAATTTCCAGATTTCCATTAAGATATTGGGAAGTCAAGGAATCTGATTTTAGAATTTCATTATAAGTTCCTTGCGCGACCAGTTTTCCTCCAAAAGTTCCGGCTTCAGGACCAATATCAATAATCATGTCAGCCGCTTTCATAATATCCTCGTCGTGTTCTACAACAATTACAGTATTTCCTAAATCACGAAGAGAAAGCAATACTTTAATTAGTCTTTCTGAATCTTTCGGATGCAGACCAATACTCGGTTCATCCAAAATATACATGGATCCAACCAAACTGCTTCCAAGTGAAGTCGCTAGATTAATACGTTGTGATTCACCTCCGGAAAGCGTAGCAGAGTTTCTGTTTAAAGTAAGATAATCTAATCCGACTTCACTCAAAAATGATAAACGGTTATTGATTTCGATCATTAAACGTTTTGCAATCTGCTGTTCGTAAACGTTTAACTCGATGTTTTTAAAGAAAGTAACCAAATGTTTTATTGGAAGGTCAACCAGATCTGAAACTGTTTTTCCGTTGATTTTTACGTAAGATGCTTCTTCGCGTAAACGTTTGCCTTTACAGACATGACATTTAGTTTTACCACGGTAACGTGATAACATGACACGGTTCTGAATTTTATAATTTTTCTCTTCTAATTCTTTAAAGAAATCATTTAAACCTTGAAAATACTGATTTCCGGTCCAGATTAAATCTTTCTGTTCTTCCG is a window of Flavobacterium crocinum DNA encoding:
- a CDS encoding oligosaccharide flippase family protein, which translates into the protein MGIVLNQSFKNTIITYIGFGIGAINTLYLYPVFLGATYYALTNYITSAANVIMPLFAIGMQNTLVKFYSQYKTEEEREQFLSFTALFPILMCIPLGLIGIFFYDDITDFVSKENPVVREFMLLIPFIGICMAYFEIFYAWARVHMHSVFGNFIKEVGLRLLSTLALIGLYFKWISLVEFVYVTAAIYFLAFLVTMFYAFYIKKPNFQITIPENVKSVMEYTFYIILSGSVANLLLDGDKLMLNQYMKIENIAYYSVATYIALVISVPSRAMHQIVYPITAKLMHENKHDELNQLYKKTSINLQIVGGFVMLCIFVNINQLYELVPKEYSGGISVVFMIGLSKYFDLILGNNNAIIFNTKYYRMVLYLGLMLVVLTVILNMIFIPIFGIFGSAFATLLSITLYSLAKLLFVVKKLHLYPFTKQTIYSMLLTFALFLVFYFWEFPFFQLISIALKSVLVTILYLYLNYKFKISPDINGVINSIFKKIGIKI
- a CDS encoding mechanosensitive ion channel family protein, with the translated sequence MKIKVLRLLVFFPVLFSISLLGQTNKLKTADSTTVKIPLKGYPVSPFKDTLFYVYNNVGSFSAKERAEYISHKIKRLYNESFFEKDSIKIIPSEVSEDIVYKSDLIIMSVLDSDGNAEHQTKSFIAQRNLKMIRSAVIYQNENYSQLPKRFGYTALLILIIGLILFLVGKVFNFIKKYIVKNKARYFKGVNYNNIKILSPERQQILFLRFFGFVKIATLILIVYLSLPVLFSIFPATKEYTTTLLRWILTPAKSAFMGFVGFLPSLFTIIVIVIIFKYSLKIIKFFFDEIKSENIKIDGFYSDWALPTFNIIRLLMYAFMLVIIFPYLPGSDSPIFKGVSVFVGVLFSLGSSNAIANMVAGLVITYMRPFKIGDYIKIGEVSGEVIEKTALVTRIRTPKFEDITIPNSTVLSSTSTNYSANTKHSTDGLLIHTTVTIGYDVPWKDIYSALIEAALNTEMIEKEPKPFVLQTSLDDFYVSYQINVYTKEPTKQPRIYSSLHQNIQDSFNAAGIEIMSPHYNALRDGNTTTIPPDYLKEDYEAPTFNLKNKS
- the uvrA gene encoding excinuclease ABC subunit UvrA — encoded protein: MQIDLSKIDPKSNIIIKGAQVHNLKNVDVVIPRNKLVVITGLSGSGKSSLAFDTLYAEGQRRYVESLSSYARQFLGRLDKPKVEYIKGIAPAIAIEQKVNTTNARSTVGTSTEIYDYIKLLFARIGRTYSPVSGQEVKKNTVTDVIADVKTLPIDSRWLLLAPIHLEEGRQLEDKLKILLQQGFARILVDNEMVRLDEFSASDLHQFDNKDILLIIDRIVVKEEEEFYNRLADAVQTAFFEGKGICYLQELNAEKRFSYSNNFELDGITFLEPNVHLFSFNNPYGACPACEGYGNIIGIDADLVVPNTSLSVFESAIYPWRGESMSWYKDEFVKHAYKFDFPIHKPYFQLTEEQKDLIWTGNQYFQGLNDFFKELEEKNYKIQNRVMLSRYRGKTKCHVCKGKRLREEASYVKINGKTVSDLVDLPIKHLVTFFKNIELNVYEQQIAKRLMIEINNRLSFLSEVGLDYLTLNRNSATLSGGESQRINLATSLGSSLVGSMYILDEPSIGLHPKDSERLIKVLLSLRDLGNTVIVVEHDEDIMKAADMIIDIGPEAGTFGGKLVAQGTYNEILKSDSLTSQYLNGNLEISVPKKRRKFKNHIDIVGARENNLKNIDVTFPLDVLTVVTGVSGSGKSTLIKKILFPAMQKKLESAAEKAGQFSELKGSFSQIKHIEYVDQNPIGRSSRSNPVTYIKAYDDIRDLYAKEKLSKIRGYQAKHFSFNVDGGRCETCKGEGSINVEMVFMADVSLPCETCGGKRFKKEILEVTFDNQNINDVLTMTIDDAIAFFEKNKQSKITQKLQPLQDVGLGYVQLGQSSSTLSGGEAQRIKLASFLVKGATKDKALFVFDEPTTGLHFHDIKKLLASFDALIEKGHSIIVIEHNLDLIKCADWILDLGPEGGENGGHLLASGTPEDIVKVKESVTGVYLKDKL